The following are encoded in a window of Candidatus Zixiibacteriota bacterium genomic DNA:
- the rplB gene encoding 50S ribosomal protein L2: MGIKNFKPVTPGLRHRTVPTFEEITSTVPEKSLLVALKKSGGRNNKGRVTARHRGGGHKRFYRIIDFRRDKHNIPARVASIEYDPNRSAYIALLHYADGDKRYILAPDGLKVDTQIMSGETAEVRTGNAMPVGMVPLGTFLHNVELQPG; encoded by the coding sequence ATGGGAATTAAAAATTTTAAACCGGTAACCCCCGGTCTGAGACACCGCACTGTCCCGACCTTTGAGGAAATAACGTCTACCGTGCCGGAGAAATCTCTGCTGGTTGCGCTCAAGAAGAGTGGTGGCAGAAATAATAAAGGCCGAGTTACCGCCCGGCATCGCGGCGGCGGCCACAAGCGCTTCTATCGCATCATCGATTTCAGAAGAGATAAACATAATATTCCGGCGCGAGTGGCATCTATCGAGTACGACCCCAACCGCTCCGCCTACATCGCCCTGCTGCACTATGCCGATGGCGACAAACGATATATTCTGGCGCCGGATGGGCTCAAAGTTGATACTCAGATAATGTCCGGCGAAACCGCCGAAGTCCGCACCGGTAATGCCATGCCGGTCGGTATGGTGCCGCTGGGAACGTTTCTGCATAATGTCGAGCTGCAACCCGGAA
- the rplW gene encoding 50S ribosomal protein L23: protein MKEPRRVLQLHLMTEKSNALKEQINAYVFRVARDANKKEIKQAVEKSFGVKVATVRTMTMPAKPKRMGRFEGKSTAWKKAIVKLKEGQQIAAFENV from the coding sequence ATGAAAGAGCCGCGTCGCGTATTACAGCTGCATCTAATGACCGAAAAATCGAACGCTCTCAAAGAGCAGATTAACGCCTATGTCTTTCGGGTGGCGCGGGATGCCAATAAGAAAGAAATCAAGCAGGCGGTGGAAAAATCATTCGGCGTCAAAGTGGCGACTGTGCGCACCATGACGATGCCGGCCAAGCCGAAAAGAATGGGCCGCTTTGAAGGTAAATCCACGGCTTGGAAAAAGGCGATAGTGAAACTTAAGGAAGGCCAGCAGATTGCGGCTTTTGAAAATGTCTGA
- the rplD gene encoding 50S ribosomal protein L4 produces the protein MEAKVYNQDGAEVGVVSLSEKVFGVKPRPEVVHQYVVNYLANQRQGTSSSKGRSDVSGGGSKPWRQKGTGRARAGTIRSPLWRGGGIIFGPEPRSYFSKFPRKMKRLAILSALSDKAQNSHLVVIDSLQLPEIKTKKIVGILDKLGIENKKCLILDEGANANLMLSVRNIPKVKYTRAPLVNTYDVINADVLLVTKAGLEKVEEVFAS, from the coding sequence ATGGAAGCAAAAGTATATAATCAAGACGGTGCCGAAGTCGGCGTAGTCAGTTTGAGCGAAAAGGTTTTCGGCGTCAAGCCGCGTCCGGAAGTAGTTCATCAATACGTCGTCAACTATCTGGCAAATCAGCGACAGGGAACATCAAGTTCAAAAGGCCGTTCTGATGTCTCCGGCGGCGGCTCCAAGCCCTGGCGGCAAAAGGGAACAGGCCGCGCCCGCGCCGGCACCATCCGGTCGCCTCTTTGGCGTGGCGGCGGCATTATCTTTGGTCCGGAGCCGCGCTCTTATTTCAGCAAGTTTCCGCGAAAGATGAAACGTCTGGCGATTCTTTCGGCGCTGTCCGACAAAGCCCAGAATTCGCATCTGGTGGTGATTGACTCTCTTCAGCTGCCTGAAATCAAGACCAAAAAAATCGTCGGCATTTTGGACAAACTGGGAATAGAAAACAAGAAATGCCTCATTCTGGATGAAGGCGCCAATGCCAACCTGATGCTTTCGGTGCGCAATATTCCCAAAGTCAAATACACCCGTGCGCCGCTGGTCAATACCTATGATGTCATCAATGCCGATGTCCTTCTGGTGACAAAAGCCGGTCTGGAAAAAGTGGAGGAGGTATTTGCCTCATGA
- the rplC gene encoding 50S ribosomal protein L3: MKEIIGKKIGMTRIFGSDGEAVPVSVIEAGPCVVVAKRTPEKNGYSAVQVGFDVKRLNLFNKPLGGHYKKVNIEPRRYLREIYFEGELEVGAELKADIFKKGEKVDVIGISKGLGFQGVMRRHNFNGANITHGQSDRQRAPGSVGASSFPSRVFRGQRMAGRMGKDRVTALNLEVAQVIGEQNLILVKGSVPGKKGTLLRIRLTNRGK, encoded by the coding sequence ATGAAAGAAATCATTGGTAAGAAAATTGGCATGACCCGCATTTTCGGGAGTGACGGCGAAGCCGTTCCGGTGTCGGTAATCGAAGCCGGGCCCTGCGTGGTGGTGGCGAAGCGCACTCCGGAAAAAAACGGATACAGCGCCGTCCAGGTCGGCTTTGATGTCAAGCGGCTGAATCTGTTTAATAAACCGCTTGGGGGCCATTATAAGAAAGTAAACATTGAGCCGCGTCGCTATCTCCGCGAAATTTATTTTGAGGGCGAACTTGAGGTCGGCGCCGAACTCAAGGCTGATATTTTCAAGAAAGGCGAGAAAGTCGATGTAATCGGCATTTCCAAGGGTCTCGGTTTCCAGGGCGTGATGCGCCGCCACAACTTCAACGGCGCTAATATCACTCACGGGCAGTCTGACCGCCAGAGAGCTCCCGGCTCGGTAGGCGCTTCCTCCTTTCCTTCACGGGTTTTCCGCGGCCAGCGGATGGCCGGAAGAATGGGGAAAGACCGCGTAACCGCTTTGAATCTGGAAGTGGCTCAGGTTATCGGTGAACAAAATCTGATACTGGTCAAGGGCTCTGTTCCCGGGAAAAAAGGCACGTTGCTGCGTATTCGGTTAACCAACCGCGGCAAGTAG